CCGGGCTGGAGAAGTCCTGGTCGGCAGTGAGGCCCGACAGGTTCACCGTGGCCGGATCGGAGCCCACTTCGGCGCCGAACAGGTAGACGTCCCAGGCGAAGCCGGTGGCTGCGGCCTCGCCGCCGTTCTCCCGCAAACGGATGATGTGGCCGTTGTGGTTGCCGGCCGACCCCGCGCCGCCGTCCTTGTAGGAGCGCGGGTTGGCCGCGTCGACCCCCATCTGCGAGGTGCTCGCCGGGTCCGGCTCGACCTTGCGGTTGCTGTTGTTGGTGAGGGTGTAGTAGACCTCGCCGGTGCCCGGATGGGTCGCGCACCATTCGGGCCGGTCCATCTTGGTCGCGCCCACCGCATCGGCGGCCAGCCGGGCATTGATCAACACGTCGGCCTGGTCGGCGAAGTCGTAGGCCGCGTAGCCAGCGATGGCCGGCTGGTCGATCGACAGCTCGATCCACTGGCCGGTGCCGTCGGCATTGAACTTGGCGACGAAGAGCTTGCCCGAGTCGAGGTACTTGTCGCCCGTGGTGATGCGGTTGGCCGGGTTCGCATCGGCCGCGTTCCATACCGCGGTGGAGACGAACTTGTACATGTACTCGCCGCGCGAGTCGTCACCCATGTAGACCGCCAGCGGCTTGCCCGGCACCAGCCTGGAGAAGGCGGCACTCTCGTGCGCGAAGCGGCCCAGCGCGGTGCGCTTCTTCATCGAGGTGTTGCGGTCGTAGGGGTCGGCCTCGACGATGTAGCCGTAGGTGTTCAGCTCGTTGCGGTAGTCGCCAGCGGCCGTCGCGGCCTTCACGCTCAGGTCCCAGCGGGCGTACTTGTCCTCGCTGCCGGCGGTTTCCCAGCCGTGGCGGGTGTTGGCGCCCTTCTTGCGGCCGTAGCGCTCCAGCGCCACGATGCTCTTGTCGCCGGCCCGCGCGGTGTCGTCCTCGGCCGAGCGCTTGAAGTAGTTGGCCCAGTTCTCCTCGCCCGACAACAGCGTGCCCCACGGGGTGTAGCCCGTGCCGCAGTTGTTCAGCGTGCCGCGGGCGGCGGTGCCGTCGGTCGAGTACCTGGTGACCATCAGCGCATGGCCGCGCGCCGGCCCGGCCAGCACCACCGGGGTGAGCGGCGTGAAGCGGCGGTTGTAGGCCGAGTCCTGCACATAGCGGAAGCGGCCGTCGGCCTTGCGCACCTCGACGATGGAGATGCCGTGCGCCGCCACTTCCTTGTCGACCTCGGCCGCAACGCGGGCCGAGTTGGGGCTGCCGCCGGCCGGGTGCATGAACAGCACCTGGCCGTTCTCGTCCGACGTGGCTTCGTGGTTCATCGCCAGCAGGCCGCGTTCGGACCCGTTGGGGTCGCGGGCAGTGCCGGCGGCGTTGAGGCCGAAGAACTCCATGCCGTCGTGGTGATCGCCGGCGCGCTGCTCGTAGTTGTCGTCGGTGCCGTCGTTCTTGTAGGCGGCCACGCCGGCGGCGATCGGGTCGCCCAGGCGGTACAGCACGCTGGCCGTGTAGCCCTCGGGCACCACCACCGTGTCGGCCAGGCTCTTGGCCACGGCCTTGAAGCCGAGCAAGGTCTCGGCCGGCGGCTGGCCGTTGCCGGGCTGATGGTCGTCGTCGTCACCCCCGCCCCCGCCGCAGGCGGCCATCGCCAGGCCGCCGAACACCGCGGTGGCCGCGGTGCCAACGCCGCCCCGCAGCATGGAGCGGCGGCTCATGCGGGCCTGCAGCACCGCCTCGAAGGTTTCGTTGCCCGAGTTGTTGTTGTCGATGTCGTCGTGATCGATGGCTTGCTGGGGAAAGCCGAGCGGCTGGCTCATGGAGTCGTCCTCTGTAGGGCGTTGGGGTGAAAGACCCGCGGCAGCTTAGGGACGATGCATGAAGGAGCCGTTACAGCTTCATGAACATCGTGTGACGGATGCCCGCCGGCCGGCGCCATGGCAGGCCGGCCGCACACCGATAATGAAGCCGTTTCTGCTCCGGAATCGACACATCATGCGCCCTGCCCTGCGTTACTTGCAGCAGCTGCTGCTCGGCGGCCTGTGCAGCCTGCTGCTGGGCGGCTGCGCCGTCGTCAGCGTGGCAGGCGCGGCCGCAGGGGCCGCCATCTCGGTCACCGGCGCGGTGGTGAGCACCGGCGTCAAGGTGACGGGCGCAGCGGTCGAGGCCGGCATCAACGCCGTCTCCGACGACGACGAGGATGACGACTGACCGTGCCCGGCGGCGCCGGCCTTTCGCCGGGCGCCCGGCTGTCCCGCCCGGGGCGTGAGCCCGACATGGGCGGCGCTTGCTGGCGGGTCGGTCGGCTCGCCTGCGCTTGCGCCTGCCGGTCTCACTGTCCGGCGGCACGCTCCAGCTGTGCGCCCAGCGCCACCAGGCGCGGCCGCACCTGCCCCAGCAGATCGTCGCGGCTCAGGTGGAAGGCCGGGCCACCGCAGTTGATGGCCATCAGCTTGCGTTGCCCGGCCGGCCGGAAGGCCACCGCGATCGCATTGACCTCTGGCTGCCAGTCGCCGAAGGAGCAGCACACGCCGAGCTCGCGGTACTGCTGCACGCCTTGCTCGATGCCTTCCCGCAGGCGCGGCCAGGCGGCCTCGTCGAGCTCGCGGATGCGCTCCATCAACGCCTGGCGCTCGCCCTCGTCGCACATCGCGAGGTAGGCGCGGCCCATCGCCGTGGTGGCCAGCGGGATGCGCGAGCCGACGTCCAGGCTGAGCGTCAGCGCCGACTGGCTGCGGCAGTTCTCGACATAGATCATGCTCAACCGGTCGCGCGAGCCCAGCGACACCATGGCCTGCGAGGCATCGGCCAGCGCCTGCATCAGCGGCCGGGCCTGCTGGCGCACGTCCATGCGGGCGAGCATCGCGCTGCCGAGCGACAGGGTGGCGCTCCCCAGCCGGTAGCGGCCGGTGTCCTCCACCTGATCGAGGAAGCCGAGCCTGGTCAGCGTGTAGGTCAGGCGCGAGACGGTGGACTTGGGCAGGCCGCAGCGCCGCGCCAGCTCCTGGTTGCCCAGCATCCCGTCACTGGAGCGGAAGCAACTCAGCACGTCCAGGCCGCGGGCCAGCGCGGTGACGAAATGTCGGTCCTCCTTCAGCTTGCCGGGCCGGCTGCCCGCAGCACCGGCATCACGGCGGCCGCGGGTCTGCCCGCCGCCGCTGCGGTCTACCGTGTCATCGCCCGCCGTTGCCGCGGCATCTGCCTGCCGTGTGCCCATCTCGCGTCCCCTCGTGTTGCCGTCCCACTGTGGCAGCGTCGCCGGCCTCAGGCGCAGCTGCCCGCAAGCGGCTGCTGGGCCAGCTCGCGCAGGCGGGCCTTCGCCACCTTGCCTGTGGTCGAGGCAGGCAATTGCGCCATCAGCACGATGGCCGACGGCAGCTTGTATGGCGACAACCGCTCGCGCAGCCAGGCCTGCAGCGTGCCCGCCTCCAGTTGCCGGCCGGGCACTGGCTCCACAAAGGCCACCACCTCTTCGTTGCCCGGCACCGGGCGCCCCACCACCGCTGCCTGCATCACGTCGGGGTGGGCGCACAAGGCCTGCTCCACCTCCACGGGGTAGACATTGAAACCGGATCGGATGATGAGTTCCTTGGAACGCCCCACCACCTCCAGCACACCGTCGGGCGCCAGGCGCGCCAGGTCGCCGGTATGCAGCCAGCCCTCGGCGTTCACCGTCTGCCGGGTCAGCACGGCATCGCGGTAGTAGCCCTTCATCACCTGCGGCCCGCGCACCCACAGCTCACCGGTCTCACCGCCAGGCACCGGCTGCTGGCGCTGCAGGTCGACGATGCGCACCTCGGTGCCGGGGATGGGCATGCCCACCGAGGCGTCACGCCGCGGCGTGTCGAGCCGGGTCTGGGCGATGGAGGGCGCGGCCTCGGTCATGCCATAGCCGTTGTGCAGCACCACGCCCAGGGCCTGCTCGACGGCGGCCTTCAGCGCCTCGTCCAGTGGCGCGCCGCCCGACTGCGCCACACGCAAGGCCGGCGCCCGCAGGACATGGCCCGGCTGGCGGCTCCAGGCCAGCAGCTTGGCGTACATGGCCGGTACGCCATGCAGCACCGTGATGCCGCCGACGGCCAGCGCCCGAGCCATCTCCGCCGCATCGAAACGCGGCACGAGGACCAGGCTGGCGCCAGCATGCAGCGTCGCCAGCAGCACGGAAGTCAAGCCATAGACATGCGACAGCGGCAAGACGCCCCAAACCCGGTCGCCCGGCACGAGCCGTCGCATGCGCCGGCCGTTCTCGGCGATGAACAGCAGGTTGGCATGCGTCAGCATCACGCCCTTCGGGCTGCCGGAAGTGCCCGACGTGTAGACGAGGGCAGCCACTTGCTCGCTGGCCGCCGCATGGACCGGCTCCGGCCGGCAGTCCTCGTTGAGCGCACCCAGGTGCAAGGCGCCCAGCTCGGGCCAGTCCTGCGCCGCGGCACCGAGCCGGCGCGCGTGGGCGGCGGCTTCCGCCGAGCCGCCCTCCAGCACCACCACCCGGCGAGGGCCGGCATGTTCGATGACCGCATCGACTTCGCGCGGCGACAGCCGCGCATTCACCAGCGAGCACCAGGCGTCGATGGTGCTGCAGGCCAGCGCGAGCAGCGCCGCTGCCGCGCAGTTCTCGGCCACCACCAGCAAGCGGTCGCCGGGCCGCAAGCCGGCCGCAGCCAGCCGCTTGCCGGCCGCAGCCACCCGCTGCTGCAGCTCTGCGTAGCTCAGCTGCTGGGTGGCGTCCTCGAGGGCCGGCGCGGAGGGCGTGTCACGCGCCCAGCGGTCGATCACCTGGTGCAGGCGGGCCGGCAGGACGGGGCAGGTCGAGCCGGCGTCAACGGAAGCCGCCGCAGCGGCCAGGGGCGATGAGGCAGTCATGACCGCGATGTCCCGCAATGCCAAGGAACGCGGATCGTGTCACGGGCCCCGGCCAACGTCAATTCAGATCGAAACGACGTTCTGCACAGCAGAACATAGGCGCTCGCCAGCCCACGTGTCCCGGGCGGCTGCACCCCTTCACCCGCGGAATGCGAACCCGGATGGCAGCCGCCCCGCGTCGTGCCGCCCCGGGGGAGGCTCCGCGCGCCGACGCCGATGCCGGGGCGGCATTGCCACCGCACCAGCGGCGCGGCTTCAGTCGACCGGCGTCAGCTTCGCCACGCTGAGCGCCAGCCACTTCATGCCATGGCGGCCGAAATTGATCTGTGCGCGCGCGTCCGGGCCGCTGCCTTCCAGCGTCACGATCACCCCTTCACCGAACTTCGTGTGGAAGACCGACTGGCCCATGCGCAGGGCCACCCCGTCGGAGGTGGCCACCTTGGGCGCCATCTTCTTCTCGCCGCCAGCCGCCACCGACCCCGCGCCCGGGCCGCTGGCCCAGGCGGCCTTGTAGTCGCGCGCATAGCCGGAGCCGAAGGCCTGCACCTTGGGAGTGATCCACTTCAGCGCCGCCTCGGGCAGCTCCTCGAAGAAGCGGCTCTTGATGTTGTAGCGGGTCTGCCCGTGCAGCATGCGGGTCTGGCTGTGGCTCAGGTAGAGCCGTCGGCGCGCCCGGGTGATGGCCACATACATCAGGCGCCGTTCCTCCTCGAGCCCCTGGTGGTCGGACAGCGAGTTCTCGTGCGGGAACAGGCCTTCCTCCAGCCCGGTGATGAACACCACGTCGAACTCCAGCCCCTTGGCGGCATGCACCGTCATCAGCTGGATGGCATCCTGCCCCGCCTGGGCCTGGTTATCGCCGGCCTCCAGCGCCGCGTGAGTGAGAAAGGCGGCCAGCGGCGACATGATCTCGCCGGTCTCGGCGTCCGGGGTCTGCTCGGTGCGCGCCACCGCGGGCGGGTCGCCGTCAGCCAGCGCGCCGGGTGAAGCGGCCTGCTCGTCCACCGGCAGGGCAATGGCATCCTTGCCGAAGCCTTCCTGCGTGACGAAGGCCTCGGCCGCATTGACCAGTTCGGCCAGGTTCTCCAGCCGCTCGCGGCCTTCCTTCTCGTTGAGGTAGAAGTCGGCCAGGCCCGAGGCCTGTACCACGTGCTCGATGATCTCGCGCAGGGTCAGGCCGCGGGTGGCGTCGCGCATCGCATCCACCAGCTGGTTGAACGCGAGCAGGTTCGCGCCGCCCTTGCCGGTGACGGCCGTCACGCTCTGGTAGAGGCTGCGGCCGCTGGCGCGCGCCGCGTCCTGCAGCTGCTCGATGGTGCGTGCGCCGATGCCCCGGGTCGGAAAGTTGACGACCCGCAGGTAGCTGGTGTCGTCGTTCGGGTTCTCCAGCAGGCGCAGATAGGCCAGCGCATGCTTGATTTCGGCCCGCTCGAAGAAGCGCAGCCCGCCGTACACGCGGTACGGGATGCCGGCATTGAACAGCGCGCTTTCCATCACCCGCGACTGGGCGTTGGAGCGGTAGAGGATGGCGATCTCCGAGCGCGCAATGCCGTCACGGTGCAGCTGCTGTGCCTCCTCGATCAGCCACTGCGCCTCGGCATAGTCGCTGGTGGACTCGTACACCCGCACCGGCTCGCCGGGCCCGGCCTCGGTCCGCAGGTTCTTGCCCAGCCGCTTGGTGTTGTGCGCGATGAGGTGGTTGGCCGAGTCGAGGATGTTGCCGAAGCTGCGGTAGTTGCGCTCCAGCTTGATGACCTGCTCCACCTCGAACTCGCGCTCGAAGTCCGACATGTTGCCCACCTGGGCACCGCGGAAGGCGTAGATGCTCTGGTCGTCGTCGCCCACTGCGAACACGCTGCTGCCCGGTCCGGCGAACATCTTCAGCCAGGCGTACTGCAGCCGGTTGGTGTCCTGGAACTCGTCGACCAGGAGATGCCGGAAGCGCCGCTGGTAGTGCTCGCGCAGGGCCGGCTGGTCGCGCATCAGCTCATAGGTGCGCAGCATCAGCTCGGCGAAGTCGACCACGCCTTCGCGCTGGCACTGGTCCTCGTAGGCCTGGTAGATCTCGGCCAGCTTGCGGCTCTGCTCGTCGCGCACCACCACGTCCTGCGGCCGCAGGCCTTCTTCCTTGCTGCCGGCGATGAACCATGTCACCTGCTTGGGCACGAAGCGTTCCTCGTCGAGGTTCATGCCCTTGATGACGCGGCGCACCGCCGAGAGCTGGTCCTGCGAATCGAGGATCTGGAAGCCCTGCGGCAGGTTGGCGAGCTTCCAATGCGCCCGCAGGAAGCGGTTGCACAGGCCGTGGAAGGTACCGATCCACATGCCCCGCACGGGGATGGGCAGCATGGCGCCCAGGCGGGTCAGCATCTCCTTGGCGGCCTTGTTCGTGAAGGTGACGGCCATCACGCCGGCCGGGGAGACCTGGCCGGTCTGCACCAGCCAGGCAATGCGGGTGGTGAGCACCCGCGTCTTGCCGGAGCCGGCGCCAGCCAGGATCAGGGCCGGACGGCTGGGCAGCGTGACGGCGGCCAGCTGCTCCGGGTTGAGGTTGTTGAGCAGGGCCGACGCAGCGGCAGGCGGAAAATCGAGACTCATGTCGCGATTCTAGGGAGCCCGGCGAAGCCCCTTGCAGCCGATGCCGCGCGAGGTGAGTAGAATCAGCCACCGGGCCCAAATTTTGGCGCCCGGTTTTTGTTTGCGCGGCCACCTCCGTCCCCGGGGGCCTTCGGCCGCCGGCCGGGTCTCCAAGTCAAGCGCTCGCAGCCTTCGACGCCGCACTGCTTCAACGCGGCGTCCTACCTGCTTACGGAGCGATCTCTGATGGAAATCTTCGACTACGACAACATCCTGCTGTTGCCGCGCAAATGCCGCGTGGAAAGCCGCAGCGAGTGCGACACCTCGGTGGAGTTCGGCGGCCGCCGCTTCAAGCTGCCGGTGGTGCCCGCCAACATGAAGACGGTGGTGGACGAACGCATCACCGAACAGCTGGCCGCCGACGGCTACTTCTACGTGATGCACCGCTTCGACCTCGACAACGTCGCCTACGCCCGGCGCATGCGGGACAAGGGCCTGTTCGTCTCGATCAGCTCGGGCGTGAAGCAGGCCGACTACGAGGTCATCGACCGGCTGGCCGCTGAAGGAGTGGGCGCCGACTACATCACCATCGACATTGCCCACGGCCATGCCGATTCGGTGCAGCGCATGATCGGCCACATCAAGCAGAAGCTGCCCGACAGCTTCGTGATCGCCGGCAACGTCGGCACGCCCGAGGCGGTGATCGACCTCGAGAACTGGGGCGCCGACGCCACCAAGGTCGGCATCGGCCCGGGCAAGGTCTGCATCACCCGGCTGAAGACCGGCTTCGGCACCGGCGGCTGGCAGCTGTCGGCACTGAAGTGGTGTGCGCGGGTGGCCACCAAGCCCATCATCGCCGACGGCGGCATCCGTGAGCATGGCGACATCGCCAAGAGCGTGCGCTTTGGCGCCACGCTGGTGATGATCGGCTCGCTGTTCGCCGGCCACGAGGAATCGCCCGGCCAGACGGTCGAGGTCGACGGCAGGCTCTACAAGGAGTACTACGGCAGCGCGTCCGACTTCAACAAGGGCGAATACAAGCATGTCGAGGGCAAGCGCATCCTGGAGCCGGTCAAGGGCCGGCTGGGCGACACGCTGCGCGAGATGCAGGAAGACCTGCAGAGCTCCATCAGCTATGCCGGCGGACGTTGCCTGGCGGACGTGCGCAAGGTCAACTACGTGATCCTCGGCGGCGACAACGCCGGTGAACACCTGCTGATGTGAGCCGCCTGCGGCCGACAGCCTAAAATCGCGGCATTCCCAATGCTCGGCGGCGTCCTGCGGGACGCCGCTTTCCTTTCACCGCCCGACTTTCACTGCACACGGCACCATGTCCGAAACGCCCAAGTCATTCGAACCGAAAGCCATCGAAGCCAAATGGGGCCCCGAATGGGAGCGCCGCGGCCTGTATGCCCCGACGCTGGACGAGACCCGGCCGTCGTTCAGCATCCAGCTGCCGCCGCCCAACGTGACCGGCACCCTGCACATGGGGCATGCGTTCAACCAGACGGTGATGGACTCGCTGACGCGCTACCACCGCATGCGGGGCTTCAACACGCTCTGGGTGCCGGGCACCGACCATGCCGGCATTGCCACGCAGATCGTGGTGGAGCGCCAGCTGCAGGCACGTGGGCAGTCGCGCTACGAGCTGGGCCGCAAGAACTTCGTGGCCCAGGTCTGGGAATGGAAGCAGCAGTCGGGCTCCACCATCACCCAGCAGATGCGCCGCATGGGCGACTCGGTGTCGTGGCAGCACGAGTACTTCACGATGGACGAGAAGCTCTCGCCCGTCGTCACCGACACCTTCGTGCGCCTGTTCGAGGAAGGCCTGATCTACCGCGGCAAGCGGCTGGTCAACTGGGACCCGGTGCTGAAGTCGGCGGTCAGCGACCTGGAAGTCACCAGCGAGGAAGAGGAAGGCTCGCTGTGGCACATCCGCTACCCGCTGGCCGACGGCTCGGGCGAACTGGTGGTGGCCACCACCCGGCCGGAAACCATGCTGGGCGACGTCGCGCTCATGGTGCATCCGGAGGATGAGCGCTACAGCGCGCTGGTCGGCCGCGAGGTGGTGCTGCCGCTGTGCAGCCGCACCATCCCGGTCATTGCCGACCCGTATGTCGACCGCGAATTCGGCACCGGCGTCGTCAAGGTCACGCCGGCCCACGACACCAACGACTATGCGGTGGGCCAGCGCCATCGCCTGCCGATGATCTGCGTGCTGACGCTGGACGCCAAGATCAACGACGAAGCCCCCGCCGCCTACCGTGGCCTGGACCGCTTCGAGGCCCGCAAGCAGGTGGTGGCCGACCTGCAGGCCCAGGGCTTCCTGGTCGACGTCAAGAAGCACAAGCTGATGGTGCCGCGCTGCGAGCGCACCGGCCAGGTCATCGAGCCGATGCTGACCGACCAGTGGTTCGTCGCCGTGAGCAAGCCGGGCGCCAACGGCAAGTCGATCGCCGAGGAAGCCATCGAGGTGGTGCAGGACGGCCGCGTGCGCTTCGTGCCCGAGCAGTGGACCAACACCTACAACCAGTGGATGAACAACATCCAGGACTGGTGCATCTCGCGCCAGCTCTGGTGGGGCCACCAGATCCCGGCCTGGTACGGCAACGACGGCCAGCTGTTCGTCGCCCGCAGCGAGGACGAGGCGCGCGCCCAGGCCCGCGCCGCCGGCTACGACGGCGAGCTGCGCCGCGACGAGGACGTGCTCGACACCTGGTTCTCCTCTGCGCTGGTGCCCTTCTCGTCGCTGGGCTGGCCCCAGCAGACCAAGGAGATGGACCTCTTCCTGCCCTCCTCGGTGCTCGTCACCGGCTTCGACATCATCTTCTTCTGGGTCGCCCGGATGATCATGATGACGGTGCACTTCACCGGCCAGGTGCCTTTCCGCGACGTCTACATCCACGGCCTGGTGCGCGACGCGCAGGGCAAGAAGATGAGCAAGTCCGAAGGCAACGTGCTCGACCCGGTCGACCTGATCGACGGCATTGGGCTGGAGCCGCTGCTGGAGAAGCGCAGCACCGGCCTGCGCCGCCCCGAGACCGCCTCGAAGGTGCGTGAGGCCACCAAGAAGGAATTCCCCGAGGGCATCCCGGGCTACGGCGCCGACGCCCTGCGCTTCACCTTCGCGGCGCTGGCCAGCCTGGGCCGCAACATCAACTTCGACTCCAAGCGCTGCGAGGGCTACCGCAACTTCTGCAACAAGCTCTGGAACGCCACCCGCTTCGTGCTGATGAACTGCGAGGGCAAGGACTGCGGCTTGGCCGAGCACGGCCCGGCCGACTGCGCCCCGGGTGGCTGGCTCGAGTTCTCGCAGGCCGACCGCTGGATCACCGGCGAGCTGCAGCGCGTGGAGCACGCGGTGGAACAGGGCTTTGCCGAGTACCGGCTCGACAACGTCGCCAACGCCATCTACCAGTTCGTCTGGGACCAGTACTGCGACTGGTACCTCGAAATCGCCAAGGTGCAGATCGCCAATGGCAACGAGGCCCAGCAGCGCGCCACCCGCCGCACCCTCATCCGGGTGCTCGAAACGGTGTTGCGCCTGCTGCACCCCATCACCCCCTTCATCACCGAGGAGCTGTGGCAGAAGGTCGCGCCGGTGGCCGGCCGCAAGGCGGCCGACGCTGACGATTCCATCATGCTTGCCCCCTATCCGCAGGCCCAGCTGGAGCGCATCGACCCGAAGGCCGACGCCTGGGTCGAGCAGCTCAAGGCCCTGGTCGGAGCCAGCCGCACCCTGCGCAGCGAAATGGGCCTGTCGCCGGCCGAGCGGGTGCCGCTCTACACCGTCGGCGACGCGGCTTTCGTGACGCAGGCGGCGGCGCTGCTGCAGACGCTGGCCAAGGTGAGCGAAGTGAAGGTCTTCGACGACGAGGCGGCCTTCGCGCAAGCCACCGCCCAGGCGCCGGTGGCGGTGCAGGGCGCGGTGCGTCTGGCGCTGCACGTCGAGATCGACGCGGCCGCCGAACGCGAGCGCCTGGGCAAGGAAATCAAACGCCTGGAAGCCGAGATCGCCAAGGCCCAAGGGAAACTTAGTAACGAAAGTTTTGTGGCACGTGCACCCGCTAACGTGGTGGAACAGGAAAAAGTACGGCTGCAAGAATTCACTGTTACGCTCCAAAAGGTGCGTGATCAGATCTCCAGGCTGGCTTGAAGCTTGCAGTACGGTCTGCCACTCGATATTTCAGGAGGAAAATACACATGCACGTCACTAAAGCCGTCTTTCCCGTCGCTGGCCTCGGCACCCGCTTCCTCCCCGCCACCAAGGCGCAGCCCAAAGAGATGCTGCCGGTGGTCGACAAGCCGCTGATCCAGTACGCCGTGGAAGAGGCTTATGAAGCCGGTATCCGCGAAATGATCTTCGTGACCGGTCGCACCAAGCGCCCGATCGAAGACCACTTCGACATGGCCTACGAACTGGAAACCGAGCTCGAAGCGGCCGGCAAGCACGAGATGCTGCGCATCCTGCAGTCCATCAAGCCGGACGACATGGAATGCGTGTTCGTGCGCCAGCCGAAGATGCTGGGCCTGGGCCATGCGGTGCTGTGCGCCGAGACCCTGGTCAACGGCCACCCCTTCGCCGTGATCCTGGCCGACGACCTGATGGTGGGCCGTCCCCCGGTGATGAAGCAGATGGTCAACCAGTTCGCCGACTGGAAGGCCACCATCGTCGCCGTGCAGGAAGTGCCGCCCGAGCACACCCGCCGCTACGGCATCGTCGACGGCATTGCGGTCAACGACCGCCTGGTCGACATCCAGCAGATCGTCGAGAAGCCGGCTCCGGAAGTCGCGCCCTCGCGCCTGGGCGTGGCAGGCCGCTACATCCTGACCTCGGGCATCTTCGACGAGATCCGCCGCCAACCCAAGGGCGTGGGTGGCGAGATCCAGCTGACGGACGGCATCGCCGGCCTGCTGCGTCGGGAGAAGGTGTTTGCCTATCGCTATGAAGGCACTCGTTATGATTGCGGTAGCAAGGAAGGCTTCCTGCAAGCCTCGGTCGAACTGGCCCTGGCTCACCCGCAACTGGGCCCCGGCTTCCGCGAATACCTGCAGAACCTGGACCTGTGACACCGAGCGCCGTCAGGCGCTTCACGACAAAGCGGCGCCCGGGCGCCGCTTTTTTTTCGCCTGGAGCGCGGTGCTGGAGAAGC
This genomic stretch from Eleftheria terrae harbors:
- a CDS encoding PhoX family protein, whose translation is MSQPLGFPQQAIDHDDIDNNNSGNETFEAVLQARMSRRSMLRGGVGTAATAVFGGLAMAACGGGGGDDDDHQPGNGQPPAETLLGFKAVAKSLADTVVVPEGYTASVLYRLGDPIAAGVAAYKNDGTDDNYEQRAGDHHDGMEFFGLNAAGTARDPNGSERGLLAMNHEATSDENGQVLFMHPAGGSPNSARVAAEVDKEVAAHGISIVEVRKADGRFRYVQDSAYNRRFTPLTPVVLAGPARGHALMVTRYSTDGTAARGTLNNCGTGYTPWGTLLSGEENWANYFKRSAEDDTARAGDKSIVALERYGRKKGANTRHGWETAGSEDKYARWDLSVKAATAAGDYRNELNTYGYIVEADPYDRNTSMKKRTALGRFAHESAAFSRLVPGKPLAVYMGDDSRGEYMYKFVSTAVWNAADANPANRITTGDKYLDSGKLFVAKFNADGTGQWIELSIDQPAIAGYAAYDFADQADVLINARLAADAVGATKMDRPEWCATHPGTGEVYYTLTNNSNRKVEPDPASTSQMGVDAANPRSYKDGGAGSAGNHNGHIIRLRENGGEAAATGFAWDVYLFGAEVGSDPATVNLSGLTADQDFSSPDGLWFSRATGVCWIQTDDGAYTDVTNCMMLAALPGQVGDGGKKTLTHTKADKTTLAVDTQVGKAPTAQTLKRFLVGPVGSEITGCAETPDGKALFVNIQHPGESTRLADIGSPSKYSSHWPDGGTARPRSATIVITKNDGGRIGS
- a CDS encoding IclR family transcriptional regulator; amino-acid sequence: MGTRQADAAATAGDDTVDRSGGGQTRGRRDAGAAGSRPGKLKEDRHFVTALARGLDVLSCFRSSDGMLGNQELARRCGLPKSTVSRLTYTLTRLGFLDQVEDTGRYRLGSATLSLGSAMLARMDVRQQARPLMQALADASQAMVSLGSRDRLSMIYVENCRSQSALTLSLDVGSRIPLATTAMGRAYLAMCDEGERQALMERIRELDEAAWPRLREGIEQGVQQYRELGVCCSFGDWQPEVNAIAVAFRPAGQRKLMAINCGGPAFHLSRDDLLGQVRPRLVALGAQLERAAGQ
- a CDS encoding class I adenylate-forming enzyme family protein, whose amino-acid sequence is MTASSPLAAAAASVDAGSTCPVLPARLHQVIDRWARDTPSAPALEDATQQLSYAELQQRVAAAGKRLAAAGLRPGDRLLVVAENCAAAALLALACSTIDAWCSLVNARLSPREVDAVIEHAGPRRVVVLEGGSAEAAAHARRLGAAAQDWPELGALHLGALNEDCRPEPVHAAASEQVAALVYTSGTSGSPKGVMLTHANLLFIAENGRRMRRLVPGDRVWGVLPLSHVYGLTSVLLATLHAGASLVLVPRFDAAEMARALAVGGITVLHGVPAMYAKLLAWSRQPGHVLRAPALRVAQSGGAPLDEALKAAVEQALGVVLHNGYGMTEAAPSIAQTRLDTPRRDASVGMPIPGTEVRIVDLQRQQPVPGGETGELWVRGPQVMKGYYRDAVLTRQTVNAEGWLHTGDLARLAPDGVLEVVGRSKELIIRSGFNVYPVEVEQALCAHPDVMQAAVVGRPVPGNEEVVAFVEPVPGRQLEAGTLQAWLRERLSPYKLPSAIVLMAQLPASTTGKVAKARLRELAQQPLAGSCA
- a CDS encoding UvrD-helicase domain-containing protein, whose product is MSLDFPPAAASALLNNLNPEQLAAVTLPSRPALILAGAGSGKTRVLTTRIAWLVQTGQVSPAGVMAVTFTNKAAKEMLTRLGAMLPIPVRGMWIGTFHGLCNRFLRAHWKLANLPQGFQILDSQDQLSAVRRVIKGMNLDEERFVPKQVTWFIAGSKEEGLRPQDVVVRDEQSRKLAEIYQAYEDQCQREGVVDFAELMLRTYELMRDQPALREHYQRRFRHLLVDEFQDTNRLQYAWLKMFAGPGSSVFAVGDDDQSIYAFRGAQVGNMSDFEREFEVEQVIKLERNYRSFGNILDSANHLIAHNTKRLGKNLRTEAGPGEPVRVYESTSDYAEAQWLIEEAQQLHRDGIARSEIAILYRSNAQSRVMESALFNAGIPYRVYGGLRFFERAEIKHALAYLRLLENPNDDTSYLRVVNFPTRGIGARTIEQLQDAARASGRSLYQSVTAVTGKGGANLLAFNQLVDAMRDATRGLTLREIIEHVVQASGLADFYLNEKEGRERLENLAELVNAAEAFVTQEGFGKDAIALPVDEQAASPGALADGDPPAVARTEQTPDAETGEIMSPLAAFLTHAALEAGDNQAQAGQDAIQLMTVHAAKGLEFDVVFITGLEEGLFPHENSLSDHQGLEEERRLMYVAITRARRRLYLSHSQTRMLHGQTRYNIKSRFFEELPEAALKWITPKVQAFGSGYARDYKAAWASGPGAGSVAAGGEKKMAPKVATSDGVALRMGQSVFHTKFGEGVIVTLEGSGPDARAQINFGRHGMKWLALSVAKLTPVD
- a CDS encoding GMP reductase, translated to MEIFDYDNILLLPRKCRVESRSECDTSVEFGGRRFKLPVVPANMKTVVDERITEQLAADGYFYVMHRFDLDNVAYARRMRDKGLFVSISSGVKQADYEVIDRLAAEGVGADYITIDIAHGHADSVQRMIGHIKQKLPDSFVIAGNVGTPEAVIDLENWGADATKVGIGPGKVCITRLKTGFGTGGWQLSALKWCARVATKPIIADGGIREHGDIAKSVRFGATLVMIGSLFAGHEESPGQTVEVDGRLYKEYYGSASDFNKGEYKHVEGKRILEPVKGRLGDTLREMQEDLQSSISYAGGRCLADVRKVNYVILGGDNAGEHLLM